A region of Maniola jurtina chromosome 18, ilManJurt1.1, whole genome shotgun sequence DNA encodes the following proteins:
- the LOC123874580 gene encoding phosphate carrier protein, mitochondrial-like, producing the protein MSKGKKEEYSCEMYSTKYFQLCAAGGAAACGTTHTFVTPLDLVKCRLQVDPAKYKSIFKGFGVSYREGGAANLVKGWAPTLIGYSFQGAAKFAGYEYFKYKFGTFVDEETAYLYRTYMYLAASASAELVADVFLAPFEATKVRMQTTPGYTSQMRKAMPHMLATEGFGVFYKGLTPLWGRQVPYTMMKFSSFEKTLEYLYANVVPKPREQCTKVEQLIVTFSAGYIAGVLCAIVSHPADTIVSKLNKDPSATIGSIIGEVGMVGIWRGLVARIIMIGTLTGLQWFVYDAFKVYTGMPRPPPADMPESLKKKLAKK; encoded by the coding sequence ATGTCAAAGGGAAAGAAAGAGGAATACTCATGTGAGATGTACAGCACCAAATACTTTCAGCTGTGTGCTGCAGGCGGTGCAGCGGCCTGTGGCACCACGCACACCTTCGTCACTCCCCTGGACTTGGTCAAGTGCAGGCTGCAAGTAGACCCGGCCAAATACAAATCCATCTTCAAAGGGTTCGGGGTGTCATACAGAGAAGGTGGCGCTGCAAACTTAGTCAAAGGCTGGGCGCCTACTCTGATCGGCTACAGTTTTCAAGGCGCAGCGAAATTCGCCGGATACGAGTATTTCAAATACAAATTCGGCACTTTCGTCGACGAGGAAACAGCTTATTTGTACAGAACCTACATGTATTTAGCTGCTTCGGCCTCAGCAGAGCTTGTTGCTGATGTGTTTCTAGCACCATTCGAAGCTACCAAAGTAAGGATGCAGACCACTCCAGGGTATACGTCACAGATGAGGAAAGCCATGCCGCATATGTTGGCCACAGAAGGTTTCGGAGTTTTTTATAAAGGGTTAACGCCGTTGTGGGGGCGCCAAGTCCCTTATACCATGATGAAGTTTTCTTCCTTTGAAAAGACGTTGGAGTATTTGTATGCGAATGTTGTGCCGAAGCCTCGAGAGCAGTGCACGAAGGTCGAGCAGCTTATTGTGACGTTTTCAGCTGGGTATATAGCTGGGGTGCTTTGTGCGATAGTGTCGCATCCAGCTGATACTATAGTTTCGAAGCTGAACAAGGATCCGAGCGCAACTATCGGAAGCATCATAGGTGAAGTCGGCATGGTTGGTATCTGGAGGGGTCTGGTTGCTCGCATCATCATGATTGGGACTCTGACCGGTCTGCAGTGGTTTGTGTATGACGCCTTCAAGGTGTACACGGGCATGCCTCGGCCGCCACCGGCCGATATGCCGGAATCTTTAAAGAAGAAGCTTGCCAAAAAGTAA